A DNA window from Macadamia integrifolia cultivar HAES 741 chromosome 4, SCU_Mint_v3, whole genome shotgun sequence contains the following coding sequences:
- the LOC122076388 gene encoding S-protein homolog 5-like, producing the protein MGGSRSIIPVLIIVGVMMEYSSPWVCGCFTTPRIHVRVQNKLGEGKKLYLHCASADDDLGKQSLDFNQEFTWTFCQNIWTSSLFYCDFSYVRDGKNVSTHGDVYFAERDYCTDCTSLVGSQEVYVVDTKNPSDSKLVAKWP; encoded by the coding sequence ATGGGTGGTTCCAGAAGTATCATTCCTGTTCTGATCATAGTTGGTGTGATGATGGAGTACTCGTCACCTTGGGTTTGTGGGTGCTTCACTACTCCAAGAATTCATGTTAGAGTGCAAAACAAATTGGGTGAAGGAAAGAAATTGTATTTGCACTGTGCATCAGCGGACGACGATCTTGGAAAGCAATCACTGGACTTCAATCAGGAATTCACATGGACCTTCTGTCAAAATATTTGGActtcctctctcttctattgTGACTTCTCATATGTAAGGGATGGAAAAAATGTAAGCACTCATGGAGACGTTTATTTTGCAGAAAGAGATTATTGCACAGACTGCACTTCTCTTGTTGGATCTCAAGAGGTTTATGTTGTAGACACAAAGAACCCTAGTGACTCCAAACTTGTAGCAAAATGGCCTTAG